The DNA segment CGTCGCTTCCCATGGGAACTCGTTACGGCCAAAGTGACCATAAGCGGCGGTAGCTTGATAGATTGGGCGAGCTAGGTTCAACATTTCGGTCAGGCCGTATGGGCGCAGGTCGAAGTGCTGACGTACTAACTTGATTAACACCTCTTCTGACACCTTACCGGTACCGAAGGTTTCAACGCTGATAGAGGTTGGCTCTGCCACACCGATAGCGTAAGAAACTTGAATCTCACAGCGATCTGCCAGACCGGCAGCGACTATGTTCTTGGCTACATAACGAGCCGCATAGGCCGCGCTGCGGTCAACTTTTGACGGGTCTTTACCCGAGAAAGCGCCGCCGCCGTGACGAGCCATGCCGCCGTAGGTATCAACGATGATCTTACGACCTGTCAGGCCACAGTCGCCCATAGGGCCACCGATAACGAAACGACCGGTTGGGTTGATGAAGAACTTGGTCTCTTTGTTCAACCACTGTGCAGGTAGTACAGGCTTGATGATGGTTTCCATCACGCCTTCGATCAGATCCGCTTGGGCGATGTCAGGGCTGTGCTGGGTAGACAATACGATCGCATCGATACCAACAATCTTGTTGTCTTCGTAGGCGAACGTCACCTGGCTCTTGGCATCTGGGCGTAACCAAG comes from the Shewanella seohaensis genome and includes:
- the metK gene encoding methionine adenosyltransferase: MAKHLFTSESVSEGHPDKIADQISDAVLDAILAQDPKARVACETYVKTGMVLVGGEVTTSAWVDIEELTRKTVREIGYVHSDMGFDADSCAVLNAIGKQSPDINQGVDRADPKEQGAGDQGLMFGYASNETDILMPAPITYAHALVKRQSEVRKDGTLPWLRPDAKSQVTFAYEDNKIVGIDAIVLSTQHSPDIAQADLIEGVMETIIKPVLPAQWLNKETKFFINPTGRFVIGGPMGDCGLTGRKIIVDTYGGMARHGGGAFSGKDPSKVDRSAAYAARYVAKNIVAAGLADRCEIQVSYAIGVAEPTSISVETFGTGKVSEEVLIKLVRQHFDLRPYGLTEMLNLARPIYQATAAYGHFGRNEFPWEATDKADALRADAGL